Proteins from one Leptospira bourretii genomic window:
- a CDS encoding tetratricopeptide repeat protein, producing MFQAIKTVNRPFLFVFFCFLSLSLFATEPGTRTKECSTLDPGVPSEFLLSRALREQVDGFQAAQRRKTEESKLSFERSVSFLDSYHKCLLEVGKEPSALSSETLALNYLELGVLDQAWEWSEKSIGKSPDVSKDLVLLQTRIRIRQGELAKASEVLENSLHKFPNDPDFLYLLGNLNFERKLWNQSILYYTALSFVIERRDNHSKYKYLTAKALGELNYKLDHPKISIKRYSEYTNVYKNDMEVLFRLAQIYFVLGDFKNCRIYLEQIREKNPRDIDASHMLAEIYFMDSRDTAPIYFATLKKEKKIPKEGIVYLLDRLISGSKLGLETKLKAYIQENPGRLSPRIALLELAEKENIPEYEVLNADTAQYAFEYRQYLTAEKILRKGLSRIETKENASEEKSLYFEKISSCQEMIGLWNHAVKSTKEALKLTEQTDKKFRLRFRLAYLYLQGNLKKESLSVSILSDTIKENPTSTHLYLRGLTYFQLAKYKESVQDFTDAIKLDPNNYNYYFYRATAFDKLKKFSEVEADLKTTLSLNPNASNAMNYLGYLYAEKDINPEEANKLLSQAVSLEPDNPAYQDSLGWVLFRKKDFNRALLHLNFAASLALERGFEDPVIYEHLGDVYLAKKDPVNALQFFKLSESKSKSEPNKDLIAKIKKVQKEISE from the coding sequence ATGTTTCAAGCAATTAAAACTGTAAACCGTCCCTTCCTCTTTGTTTTCTTTTGTTTTCTCTCTCTTTCTCTGTTTGCCACCGAACCTGGGACAAGAACCAAAGAATGTTCTACGTTAGATCCTGGAGTACCATCAGAGTTTCTCCTCTCTCGGGCTCTCAGAGAACAGGTGGATGGGTTTCAGGCAGCCCAAAGGCGCAAAACAGAAGAATCCAAACTTTCCTTTGAACGTTCTGTTTCTTTTCTGGATTCTTACCACAAATGTTTGTTGGAAGTTGGCAAAGAACCAAGCGCTCTTAGTTCGGAAACATTGGCTTTGAATTATTTGGAACTAGGAGTTTTGGACCAGGCTTGGGAATGGTCGGAAAAATCTATTGGCAAATCACCGGATGTATCAAAAGACCTGGTTCTTTTGCAAACAAGGATTCGAATTCGGCAAGGAGAACTAGCAAAGGCATCGGAAGTTTTGGAAAATTCCCTCCACAAGTTTCCGAACGACCCTGACTTTTTGTATTTACTCGGAAATTTGAATTTCGAAAGAAAACTTTGGAACCAGTCTATTTTATACTACACTGCACTTTCCTTTGTCATTGAAAGAAGAGACAACCATTCCAAATACAAATACCTTACAGCAAAAGCTCTGGGCGAACTTAATTATAAATTAGATCATCCAAAAATTTCCATCAAACGTTATAGCGAATATACAAATGTTTATAAAAATGATATGGAAGTTTTGTTTCGATTGGCACAAATCTATTTTGTGTTAGGTGATTTTAAAAATTGCCGAATTTACCTGGAACAGATTCGAGAAAAAAATCCCAGAGACATTGATGCCTCTCATATGCTCGCAGAAATTTATTTTATGGATTCTCGAGACACAGCTCCCATTTATTTTGCGACCTTAAAAAAAGAGAAAAAAATTCCAAAAGAGGGAATTGTCTATTTGTTGGATCGATTGATTTCGGGATCAAAACTTGGGTTAGAAACAAAACTAAAGGCTTATATCCAAGAAAATCCAGGAAGGTTATCTCCTCGGATTGCTCTTTTGGAATTGGCCGAAAAAGAAAACATTCCCGAATACGAAGTATTAAATGCGGACACAGCCCAATATGCATTCGAGTATAGACAATACCTTACAGCAGAAAAAATATTACGAAAAGGCCTTTCCCGAATTGAAACAAAGGAAAATGCCAGCGAAGAAAAATCTTTGTATTTCGAAAAAATTTCATCCTGCCAAGAGATGATTGGATTGTGGAACCATGCGGTCAAGTCGACCAAAGAAGCTCTTAAGCTTACAGAACAAACCGATAAAAAGTTTCGGTTGCGGTTTCGATTGGCTTATCTTTACTTACAGGGGAACTTAAAAAAAGAATCTCTCTCAGTTTCTATTTTATCTGATACAATCAAAGAAAATCCAACTTCCACTCATTTATATTTGAGAGGTCTAACTTATTTCCAGTTGGCAAAATACAAAGAAAGTGTACAAGATTTTACTGATGCCATCAAACTAGATCCAAATAATTATAATTATTATTTTTATCGCGCCACAGCTTTTGATAAATTAAAAAAGTTTAGCGAAGTGGAAGCAGATTTAAAAACTACACTTTCACTCAATCCCAATGCTTCGAATGCAATGAATTATTTGGGATATCTGTATGCAGAAAAAGACATCAATCCCGAAGAAGCAAATAAACTTCTAAGCCAAGCAGTGTCTTTGGAACCAGACAATCCTGCTTACCAGGATAGTTTGGGTTGGGTATTGTTTCGGAAAAAAGATTTTAATCGAGCCTTACTCCATTTGAATTTTGCTGCTTCATTGGCATTGGAACGAGGATTTGAAGATCCTGTGATTTATGAACATTTGGGCGATGTGTATTTGGCCAAAAAGGATCCAGTCAATGCGCTTCAATTTTTTAAACTTTCAGAATCAAAATCAAAATCAGAGCCAAATAAAGACTTAATCGCAAAAATTAAAAAAGTACAAAAGGAAATTTCAGAATGA
- a CDS encoding CHAT domain-containing protein: MKLRIIAKYSREEFADGECIWEEKQDQFGTVEKTTKFSGKLLSEFLKDWALFVERVLSQNPTNEEFLEKLGKKSDSLEQIVFGKTLPFWRYPGFPDSIQLLIDPEFSPIPWEILRTHKGFLFQDKDYRRGIRIDTIQKENKQKTNSVLLVCNPVKPNLIATVKEECAILFPILEKKLNLRILKENHLTRVRLIEEIGSVKYLHYAGHTEKNGIPLGANDFLYSKEIAEHSFTNLDLVFFNSCHSSFDSIEHSGLTTSFLKAGAKEVIGFLFPVESNLAKSIGIKFWDSFLKSKSSHKSLAKIRKTLYNGTSKEIITAISLVHFSTQIPKRKFGQIAGITFVLLFLFFCIVFLGKKKEPIKVESFEIQNTPKVESKKPKEDIAAAKDPILLQISHLKNSEFRKMALQFLNTKHEFLDDSQKRELLESILSNGTSEEKMYYEFKTRSGF, from the coding sequence ATGAAACTTAGAATTATCGCAAAATATTCCAGAGAAGAATTCGCCGATGGAGAATGTATTTGGGAAGAAAAACAAGACCAATTTGGAACTGTGGAAAAAACAACCAAGTTCTCCGGTAAACTCCTCAGCGAATTTTTAAAAGATTGGGCTCTATTTGTCGAAAGAGTTCTTTCACAAAATCCCACAAATGAAGAATTCTTAGAAAAATTAGGGAAAAAATCGGATAGTCTGGAACAAATTGTTTTTGGGAAAACACTCCCCTTTTGGCGTTATCCCGGATTTCCCGATTCCATCCAACTCCTCATTGATCCTGAATTTTCCCCCATCCCTTGGGAAATTTTACGCACACACAAAGGTTTTTTATTCCAAGACAAAGATTACCGAAGAGGAATCAGAATCGACACAATCCAAAAAGAAAACAAACAAAAAACAAATTCCGTTTTACTTGTTTGTAATCCAGTTAAACCCAACTTAATTGCGACTGTAAAAGAAGAATGTGCGATCCTTTTTCCTATTTTGGAAAAAAAACTAAACTTGAGGATTTTAAAAGAAAATCATTTAACAAGGGTAAGGCTAATTGAAGAAATTGGTTCTGTAAAGTATCTACACTATGCAGGCCATACGGAAAAAAACGGAATTCCACTGGGTGCAAACGACTTTTTATATTCCAAAGAAATAGCAGAACATTCTTTTACCAATTTAGATCTTGTTTTTTTCAACAGCTGTCACTCTTCTTTTGACTCTATCGAACATTCAGGCTTAACCACGAGTTTTTTAAAAGCTGGCGCCAAGGAAGTCATAGGGTTTCTTTTCCCAGTGGAATCTAACTTAGCTAAGAGCATTGGAATCAAATTCTGGGACTCTTTTTTAAAATCAAAAAGTTCCCACAAATCCTTAGCAAAAATTAGAAAAACATTATATAATGGAACTTCAAAAGAGATCATAACGGCAATTAGCTTAGTCCATTTTTCAACACAAATACCCAAACGTAAGTTTGGTCAAATTGCGGGCATAACGTTTGTTTTATTGTTTTTATTTTTTTGTATTGTTTTTTTAGGTAAAAAGAAGGAGCCTATCAAGGTAGAGAGTTTTGAAATCCAAAATACGCCCAAGGTAGAATCTAAAAAACCAAAAGAAGATATTGCCGCTGCCAAGGATCCGATTTTACTTCAAATCTCTCATTTAAAAAATTCAGAATTCCGCAAAATGGCTCTTCAGTTTTTAAACACCAAACATGAATTTTTAGATGATTCTCAAAAAAGAGAACTATTAGAATCCATTTTATCAAACGGTACCTCTGAAGAAAAAATGTATTATGAGTTCAAAACCAGGAGCGGATTTTGA
- a CDS encoding cysteine desulfurase family protein: MKSHLTNEIKYFDYNATHPPFAEILESCLATYLSEFYNPSGITRYSLKNQGKIEQTRKYLVTLTGGNEKQFVFSATGTEANYLLIQSLRVLYPNLDSLIVSPFEHSSMYAALESYGFSADLIKTDQSGIIDIQNLEKKLKENPRPVVCLYAGNETGVIQPAEEISKLTKKYGQLFYSDLMQGFCKVYLNFSLFDGYTFSGHKIGAGMGAAVTYLPNADTNFRVFGGGNQENDHRAGTENTFAIECLNKVSKFQLEHLEEKNKRLQLYQSMIETSLEEMGCIIIAKNSRRLPNTTFLILPIQAVDFFLLGMEEKGILVSTGSSCKSRAREASKSLLHMGYTEEEALRSIRISTGYFTTKEDVEQLLSRAKELIQKFQSIEVP; this comes from the coding sequence ATGAAATCCCATTTAACGAATGAAATAAAATATTTTGATTACAATGCCACACACCCACCTTTTGCAGAAATTCTGGAATCCTGCTTGGCAACGTATCTCTCTGAGTTTTACAATCCATCTGGGATCACCAGGTATTCCTTAAAAAACCAAGGAAAAATCGAACAAACAAGAAAGTATTTAGTTACCCTAACGGGAGGTAATGAAAAACAATTTGTTTTTTCTGCCACAGGAACAGAAGCAAACTATTTACTCATCCAAAGTCTACGTGTTTTGTATCCCAACTTAGATTCCTTAATCGTTTCCCCTTTTGAACATTCTAGTATGTATGCGGCCTTAGAATCATATGGTTTTAGCGCTGACTTAATCAAAACTGATCAATCTGGGATCATTGACATTCAAAATTTGGAAAAAAAACTAAAAGAAAATCCAAGGCCTGTGGTTTGCCTTTATGCAGGAAACGAAACTGGGGTCATCCAACCAGCTGAAGAAATTTCAAAACTCACCAAAAAATATGGGCAACTTTTTTATAGTGATCTAATGCAAGGTTTTTGCAAAGTTTACCTCAACTTTTCATTGTTTGATGGTTATACATTTTCTGGCCATAAAATTGGTGCGGGAATGGGTGCCGCTGTTACCTATTTACCAAATGCAGATACAAACTTTCGTGTGTTTGGTGGCGGAAACCAAGAAAATGATCACAGAGCTGGAACAGAAAATACATTTGCCATCGAATGTTTAAATAAAGTTTCAAAATTCCAATTGGAACATTTAGAAGAGAAAAACAAACGACTTCAGTTATATCAATCTATGATCGAAACATCTTTAGAAGAAATGGGTTGTATCATCATTGCAAAAAACTCAAGACGACTTCCGAATACAACTTTTCTCATTTTACCCATCCAAGCCGTAGATTTCTTTTTATTAGGAATGGAAGAAAAAGGAATTTTAGTTTCTACGGGAAGTTCTTGTAAATCCCGAGCAAGAGAAGCCTCAAAATCTCTTCTTCATATGGGCTACACAGAAGAGGAAGCCTTACGTTCTATTCGTATCTCCACTGGATATTTTACAACCAAAGAAGACGTAGAACAGTTGTTATCGAGAGCAAAGGAATTAATCCAAAAATTCCAGTCCATTGAAGTCCCATGA
- a CDS encoding RNA polymerase sigma factor encodes MSDEIRKLIDNCLLGKSSAWQELIRRFHRLIIGTCAHYVPREEVTDTSQQVYLKLTENDYHLLRKFKGDSLPAFIIYLSEISKNISMSQTRSIRRYEYREGISLDLSIDILDDRQNQEDVYFAWEEKREFYDLIEGLDDAHKEILILRLKGYKFKEIAEILDVPLGTVLARANRAKEKIKKILTKEIKP; translated from the coding sequence ATGAGTGATGAAATTCGAAAGTTAATCGATAACTGCCTACTCGGAAAGAGTTCTGCATGGCAGGAGTTGATTCGAAGGTTCCACAGGCTCATCATTGGGACTTGTGCGCATTACGTTCCAAGAGAAGAAGTCACAGACACTTCCCAACAAGTGTATCTCAAACTCACAGAAAACGATTACCACCTCCTGCGAAAGTTCAAAGGGGATAGTTTACCTGCATTTATTATCTATTTAAGTGAAATTTCTAAAAATATCAGTATGTCTCAGACAAGATCCATTCGTCGGTATGAATATCGAGAGGGAATTTCTTTGGATTTGAGTATCGATATTTTAGATGATCGGCAAAACCAGGAAGATGTCTATTTTGCTTGGGAAGAAAAACGCGAGTTTTACGATCTCATTGAAGGTTTGGATGATGCTCATAAAGAAATTCTCATCCTGAGGCTAAAAGGTTACAAGTTTAAAGAAATTGCGGAAATCCTCGATGTTCCCCTAGGGACTGTCCTTGCCCGGGCCAACCGAGCCAAAGAAAAGATAAAAAAAATCCTGACAAAGGAAATAAAGCCGTAG